The following nucleotide sequence is from Alkalihalobacillus sp. LMS39.
AACATTCAATCGCTTTTTCTTTCACAAAAGCTTCTTGTGGGTCAGGTGTCGTTAACCCAAATTTACTATGAATTCCGTTTGTTCCAATAAACACTTTATCGAAACGAAAATTTTCTAGTCCTTGAACAGCCCCTCGTCCAATCGATGCCTTTGTTCCTGCTTTTACAGCTCCTCCGACTATATGTGTTTCAATTCCATGTTCTATTAAACTAAAAATATGATTTAACCCATTTGTTACAACAACACAGTTTTTCTCTTTTAAAAAAGGGATCATTTCTGCCATTGTTGTCCCAGCATCTAAATAAATGCAATCTCGATCATCCACTACACTCGCTGCATACTTTGCAACCGCTTTCTTTTCATCTTTGTTTTGGGTATCTTTTTCAGCGATTGTTGGTTCATCGAGTCGTTTTGATAACGAAGATGCACCTCCATGAATGCGCTTTAACTTATTTTGTTCTTCAAGTTCTGTTAAATCACGACGAATCGTCGACTCTGAAGCATTTGTAGCATCAACTAATTCTTGTATTTTTACGATTTGTTTTTCTTTTACTAATTCCAAAATGATTTGTTGTCTTTCAAACGTTAACATGTGATTTCACCTCGTTTACAAATTCATTATAACATGAAAACAATCAATATCAATCAAAAATAATCATTTATAGTCAATTAATTTCAAAAACAATCATTTTCTATCATCTTATTAAAAAAGTGTTACATGCTTTTAGTATGTGAAATAACTTTAATTCATAGTTAAAAATTTCAAAATGACAAATGTACAATACACCAAAAAAAAGCCGGCTGAAATCAAACTTGATTTTAGCCGGCTTTCGTATTCAGTTTATTTTTCAACTGCTTCCTTTATCGCACCCGCTCGACACAGTCCTTCACTTCTCCAGTTTGGCTCCACTTAAGCGCTCGATATTTCGCATCATGATAAAATAAAAACCAATTTTCATTTTCAATTCCTGATACAAGCCATTTTTCTTTTTGAGCAATCGATGTCATCGGATAATCATCATATGCCAACACCCATAATACATGATTGTGAGCATGAGTCGGCATTAAGTCAGCCAAATGTAACAATGTTTGGCCACCATGCTCAATTTTTATGATCGCATGACCATCACTATGTCCACCGGTATGGTGCATCGTTATTCCTTTAACAATTTCCATTTGTCCTGTAAACGTTTTCACTTGATCGTAAATAGGTTTCCAGTTATTCTCCCAATATGTATTTTTCGAGCGGATATTGGGATTTCTCATTTCATGCCACTCAATATCCGTTGTATAAATAATTGCATTTTTAAAAACCGGCTCAAGTATCCCATCCACTTCTTTTGCTAAGCCACTCACATGGTCAAAATGCAAATGTGTCATTAAGATGACATCGATATCATCGACGGTTAATCCTAACTTTCTTAAGTCTTCTTCAAGAAAAGACTCTTCCGTGATGCCATAATTGCGTAATTGCTTTTCATTGAAGCGGTTATTTCCAATGCCGGATTCAATGAGAATATTTTTTTCACCTGTTTGAATAAGAATCGGGTCTGTCCTAAGTTCAATTTGGTTTTTGTCATTTACTTCGTATTTTTTGCTCCATAATGGCCTTGGGACAACCCCAAACATTGCGCCTCCATCTAAATACGTGACACCACCACGTAACCATGATATCGTCCAATCAGCTACTTGTAATTGTTCCAACATGAATCCCTCCCCTATCATTCATCATACCACAAAACAGAAAAAACTCTTGCAATAAAACAGCAAGAGTTACCGAAATACAGCCTCACACCGATATATCGGCATTCCTTTTTCACTAAACTTTTGTTCATACTCTGTCATTACATTTTCTTCAAAATCACTTCTATGAAGATGCAAACTTACATTTTGCACTTTCATGCCGTAAGATGAAAAGCTTTCAATTGAATATTCAAACAGTCCTTGATTGTCCGTTTTCAAGTGAACTTCTCCACTAGGCTTCATGACCATTTCATATTGCCGTAAAAAATCCTTATATGTTAATCTACGTTTTTCATGTCTATTTTTCGGCCATGGATCAGTAAAGTTAATATACACCCTTTCAATCTCACCTTTATCAAAAAACTCCATTAATTCGACGACATCTTCATTAAGAAGTTTTACATTCGTACATTCTGATTCTACAATCCGTTCCATTGCTGTTAACAATACACTTGTATATTTTTCAATACCGATATAATTAATATCTTGATGTTGTTTGCCCATTCCAGTGACAAAGCGGCCTTTGCCCGTTCCCACTTCTATGTGAATAGGGTTCGCATTTCCAAATACTTCGTTCCATTTTCCACGACATTCTTTTGGATTCGGAATGACGATATGAGGATATTTTGCTATGGCTTCTTTTGCCCATGGTTTATTTCTTAATCTCATGAAGACACTTCCTTGTTCATGTTTTCTCTTTTATTTTGCTTGTCCTATCAATATTCGATAAAATATTGCTGTAACGTTAAAAAGAGGATGTGTATATATGCTTAATCAACCGCAATTTGTGTTCAGCTATACAATACCCTATTATAGCTCTGTCGATGGGGAAAGTATAGAGCTATTTGTTTCTGAAAAAACGTATGAATTTTATTTATTTGCTCAAAAACATTATCCCCTAACTGTCATTCATGGGGATTTACATCCGAATGGACCATCTTATGGAGAAGCAACTGATGTTTTATTTGATCGAGAAAAAGCAATTCTTATTATCGGTTCAAAAGATATAAAGGAATATTCTAATGAAATTATTGATATTAGTGTTGCCTATCATCTTCAGAGAATCCTTCATTTCGACAAATCGACATTTGTTTACTATACATACTCTGAAGAAACACCCGGAAATATTCAACAGTTTATTGATGATATTCAACAAACTGTTGAAAGTATTCCCCTCTATAAATTTTTAATAAAACATGGCTATCGAGTCGCAGAACGGGAGCAACATATTTTACAGGACGGCATAAAATCAAAGCCTTTACTTGCTCACTGGAAAAGTGTTCATCCACTCGAAAACGAAAAAACTGAGTTTTTATTTATTAAACTAGTTTTCACTTCCTATGTTTGTAAAGAAGTTTTTACAAGCTATAAAAAAGAGTTAAACTCCATTTACCCACGATTATTTAATGAATTTGATCAGTTCCAAAAACAAATACGCAAATATAATTTTTCAACCAAAACCGGTCAACAAAGAGCATTGCAACGAATATTTCGCTATTTAAAATACGACTCATACATTACTCCTATTACCATCGATGACATACCTTTATGGCAACTAAACTATAAACAAATGCAATAAGATGTGTAACCTTGTCCAATATCGGGTATAGACAAATACACGATATCATCGAACAAGGAGGATGATGAATCATGAAGAAGTTTGTGGATACTGAAAAAATGACAGATATTTTAGAAGAGCAATTAAAAACAGGTGATGGAACTGCTCTTCAATTTGCGACATTAAGCACGGAGATAAAAAGACTAAGGTTTACTACTGACATTGACCCTAATTTCACAGGCACTTTTGATGAACTCGAAACGTATATATCAACGGTTTCACAAGCAAGTTCAGCTCAAGAGCACATTAAATTAAACGACCTGAACTTAAAAAGGTGGATAGACGAATTACACTTACTTATGCACGGTAAAGCTGTAACCATTGATTTTAATCAACGAAAAGGGAGAGAAATTTAAGGATAATTTTTCTTTGCTAAACACATCCTACTATTTGAAAGGGAGTGTTTAGCTGTGCCAATAAACGAAAAACATAAACTAAGCTTACTCGTTGATATTTTGAAAAATCAAGTTGAGCAAGAATATATGACAACAGATGAGTATGACCAAATTTCTCGTTTAACTTCTTCATTATTACACGAAGGAAATCTTGATCCCACTTTAAAACAAACCTTTTTGAAGATTCAAGAACAGCATTATGGTAATACCCATCAATTTAACCAAAATGATGTCGAACATTGGGTTGAAACGATTCAACAGTACGAAAGTAACGACAATAATTCATAAAATTCCCTAGGAAATAATGACGAATGAACTCAAATTCACAAAGACTTCTTCTATAAATCATGTAAAGCTCTATTCCTGTAGAAATAAACAACTTCATATCGTTGCGTTGACAAAATGCCTTTGAGAAAACTTATCTCAAAGGCATTTTTGGCGCTGTTTTCGTCAAGCTTGAGAGTAGCAGCTGGAGCGAACATCCAATATTAATAAGAATAGATGCAAAAAGCGTAAAAAAACGCATTGGATAAACTTCCCAACACGTTTTATCTATTACTCGGCACTTTGATTTTTTATTAAATTTTGAACAAATGCTTTCCATCTGGTCACTTCTTCATCTTTGCCCCTTTTACCATGCCAAATCACTTCTAATACGAGCTGCGACACGACATACCAATGCATCCTCATTTGAAGGCTTTCCGTCAATTCGATACCATAATGGTTAAGCCAAGCCGTCCACTCTTCTTCAGGAATATATAAATATAACATTAATCCTAAATCTAAGGCAGGGTCAGCTACGGTAGCCCCGTCCCAGTCAATGAGAAACAAATCACCATCTTCACTCATCATCCAGTTATTATGATTTACATCACAATGACAAACTACATATTCGTCATGTTTGACTTGTTCTTGTCTACGATAAAGAAATATTAGTGCTTCCTCTAAAACGTCATCTTCGAAATAATAGTTCGATAGATGCTGTTTAATTTCTTCAATAATGAAGTGAGGGGTTAAAGGTTCATTTCCAATTCTTTTAAACATATGTAAAAGCTCGCTAGAACGATGAATTTTACCTAGTAATTGAGCTACACGGCTTTGATTCATTTCAAATGCTTTTAACTCATTGCCACTCACCCATTTTTGCGCCGTTATAACATCTCCGTTTTCTAATCGTTTTGTCCACAAAAGCTTCGGAACAATTCCTTCAGCAGATAAAACAGCCAAAAATGGCGAAGAATTTCGTTTTAGAAATAATTTCTCATCACCTTGCTGGGCAATATACGCTTCTCCTGTTGCACCTCCAGCAGGGGAAACCTGCCATCCTTCTCCTAGGTTTAAATTCACCTAACTCACCCTCAATTTCAATTTTCTATACGAGTCTACATTATATAATTATACCGTATACAGCATTGTTCTGATATGAAAATTTCGAAACCATTTAAAGAAGCAGAGTCGTATCAGACTCTGCCATTTATTGAAACATCATCATCGTCGTTAACGGCTTAACATGAATTTTCTCGTCTTCTACAATATACAATGGTATCAAACTAACTGTTTCTTCGTCAATGACAATATGCCACTGTCCAGGATATGGTAATGAAATTTCTACAGTTGACCAGCTCCCATTATGAATGACAACAATGTTATTCCAACTATCGATTTCATATAAATCATTCATGTGATAAGCAACGACATGGTCTGGAGCTTGTAATGGTTGAATATGCTTTTTAATTTCAGCTTTTGTTTTTAATCGAAAAGCTGGATGTGCCTTTCGAAGGGCAATTAAATTTTTTACATACATCACATCTTTTTTAAATTGTTCTTTTCTATCCCAATCTAACTGATTGATGAAATCTGGTGAGTTATAGCTGTTTTCTACGCCTTGTTTTGTTCGAAAAAACTCTTGACCTGCATGTAGGAAAGGGACACCTTGAGCGAGTAACACAAGTGCCGTACCTAACCGATGCATCTTCCTTCTTAAATTTTCTTCTTCTTTTTCATTTGTAAACGATAATTTATCCCAAACGGTGTAATTATCATGACATTCCATATAATTAATTGACTGAGCTGGGTTCGTAAATAGTCCTTCATTTTGAAACCCGATACTTCCACAAAGTCCCTCCAGCACCTCACCAACGGTTTCTTTATTTCCGTTAATAAATCCTCGATCAGTTTTGTGAAAAGAACTTCCTCGAATAACATCACGAAAACGGTCATTAAAAAATGAAATCGTTGGTATTTCTCTAGCATTTTTGATTGTTGCTTTTTCCCAAAAAGGCAATGGAGTCGGCAAATCCCAACCTTCACCTAAAAGAAATAAATCAGGACGAATATCTTTCAGCTCATTTTCGATTATACGGGCTGTCTCCAAATCAAAAATCCCCATCAAATCAAAGCGAAATCCGTCTATCTTATATTCTCGAACCCAATATTTCAAGCAATCTAAGATAAATTTTCGGACCATTTTTCGTTCTGATGCAATGTCGTTTCCTACACCTGTTCCATTTGCCATTTCACCGTTTTCTTCATAGCGAAAGTAATAGCCTGGTACAATTTTTTCAAAATCTGATGATTCCCAAATATAGACATGGTTAAACACGACATCTAATATGACTTTTATTCCGTGTTCATGTAATGTCACTATCATTTGTTTTAATTCTTTTATTCTAACTCTTCCATCCAATGGATTTGTAGAGTAACTTCCTTCCACTGCAAAATAATGGATTGGGTCATATCCCCAATTATAGTGCTGATTAGGATTCATTTCATCAACACTTCCAAAATCATGTAGAGGTAATAATTCGACATGTGTTACTCCAAGTTCGACTAAATAGTCGAGTCCTGTTTTCGTTCCTTTTTTTCCCTTTGTCTTTGTTTCAGTGAACCCTAAAAACTTACCTTTATGTTTAATTCCACTATGAGGATGAATGGAAAAGTCCCTAATATGGACTTCATAAATAATCGCGTCTTGCTTTTCCACAACAGGTAACAAGTAGTCCGTTACTTGATACTTCTCCATGTCTACTATTACACCTTTTTCTCCATTTACCGTTACAGCCTGAACATATGGGTCGACAGCTTCATTCCATACATGTTGAGTATAAAGTTGATATGTAAAACACCAATTTTCCCAATCACCGGGTATTGTTGTTGTCCAAACCCCTTTTGCTTTCCGTGTAAATGGAAAACGTAAACCTTTATTATCAGTAGCCTTTTCAAATAATGTGACTTGAACCTCTGTTGCTGTTGGTGCCCATACTGTAAACGATGTAGACGTTTTCGTATAGCATACACCTAAGTCATCTCCATCATAATAATATAGGTTGTCAAAATCTCTCGTTCGAACAACTTCACCAATAATGACAGGAAGTTGCTCGTGATTGTAATGCAATATATAATTGTATCCCATCTCGATATTATTCATTGTTTGTATGGATAACTGAACAACAGGATTCTCTAAGCTGAAATGAACGTGTTGGATCGGAACAGTTTCACCGTCTGCTCTCTTTAATTCTATACTGATTTCTTGCTGATAGGAATCAATCGGAACACTCGCTTTTATCTCGTTCAGTTTTATCATTTCTGCACAAGGTTTTATCGTCTCCATTACTTCCTCCCGTAACTAGAAATTATCCTTCTTTAAAAATCTTTGCAATACAAACATGAATCGTCTATTATTACTAAATATAGAAATCAAGCGCAATTGATATGATGGAGGATTAATGACATGTTACATACAAACGAGAATCGAGCAACTTTGCTGCTATCTTGCCCTGACCGTCCGGGAATTGTTGCAGCCGTTTCGAATTTTCTGTATTCGAACAATGCAAATATAGTTCAATCAGACCAATACTCAACAGACCCAGAAAACGGGATGTTTTACATGCGAGTTGAATTTGATTTACCGAATTTCGACCATTCATTTTTAACAATAAAAAAGGAATTCGATCCCATTGCACAAACATATGAGATTGAATGGCGCTTAGCGAGTGCCAAACGAATGAAACGCATGGCCATCTTTGTTTCCAAAGAAGACCATTGTCTTCTAGAGTTGTTGTGGAAATGGCGTGCTGGCGAACTTTTTGTTGATATTCCACTTGTGATAAGTAATCACTCCGACTTACAGCAAACCGTTGAATCGTACGGTATCCCTTTCTATTATATTCCTGTTTCAAAAGAAACAAAACAAGAAGCTGAAGCGAAACAAATTAAACTTATACAAGATCATGACATCGACTTTATTGTACTTGCACGTTACATGCAAATTTTATCATCTGATTTCGTCCACCAATTTCCAAAACAAATTATTAATATTCATCATTCATTTTTGCCCGCCTTTATCGGTGCAAACCCTTATGCAAAAGCATTTAGTCGCGGCGTTAAGCTAATCGGAGCAACCGCTCATTATGTCACAGATGATTTAGATGAAGGTCCCATTATTGAACAAGATGTATTGCGGGTCAATCACCGCTATACCGTTGAACAACTCAGAGTGGCAGGGAGAAATGTGGAAAGACTCACATTATCAAGAGCTGTTGCCTGGCACATTGAAGACCGATTAATCGTGTTCGGAAACAAAACGATTGTTTTTTAAAACGTAAAAAAAACCCGGGAGCGTCTTTTCATTTCAAGCGAAGTGCGGAGCCCTGCCCGCTTTTCTAGAATAAGCATTCAAAGCATCATTGCTAGACCAAAATGCTTTCTTATCATTGTAAAAAGACTAGCCAGTTGGCTAGTCTTTTTTAAGATAGAGGCGTGGATTCGAACGGACATTTATTCCGCTAATTCAAGAAATTGATGCCCTTTTTCATGTTTTACGGTCATCAGTTCCGTTATTACATGAAAACAGCAGCAAAAATCCTTCTTTTTATTGATTTAACGGAACGTATGTCCGATAGCTCTAACCAAATCGTACTTTTTTTAAAAATAGCGAAACCTATGTCCGTAAGAACAACACGAATCGTCAGTTCTATTTCCATTCCCGAATAATTGCATTAATGTCTTCAAATTCTTTTAGAGTCATGGCTGATTGAATATTAATATTGTCCGATCCTTCATTAGGAATGCGCAATTGATTAATTTTCCGTTTTTCTTTCCAGAGCATAACGGCTTCAAACAACCCTTCTTTTGCCTGTTTGTAAGTATTGCCATAACTTATACAGCCAGGTAACTCTTTTATTTCAATCGAATATTCAATCCCACCTTGCCAATCCATTTCTTGTCTTACTAGCCATGTATATTGCTTCGGATTTCGCATTTTTGTCTGATACTCCTGCTGCATGATAGTCACCTTCCGTTACAAATCCCCCCAAGCATTGGAGGGATTATGATGTTTTATCCTTTTTTATTCGTCCTCTATCACTTCTTGCCGTTTGTAGGCGGTTGTATGGCAATAGTGCAACAGTGCTTTCGTTACTTTTATTTGGGTACTTTTAATCGGTGTTGGTTGCCTCACAATTTTTTCGAACCATTGTGCATATACCCTTCTATCCACGATTTCAAAAGGCATATTTGCACTTGAATAATCTACGATATGATTTGGAGCAAGCACGATTTTTTTTATTGGGAAGTTCACATCTTCCGTAGCTAATATGTCTACTAGTATACCCGCCATCCGATTTAACGCAAGATAAGGACTTAGCACTTTTTTTTCCTTCCCACTTCGATACTCCGTCCAAAACCGTTCTGAACTTCCTTCAAATAAGCTATTATCACGACCTTCTAACACAACGATACAATAAATCGTAGTCGGACCAATTAAAACAAGATCAAAATCAACTGGTGCCTGTTTAATTAAAAAAATCGGCCGATACATTAAAAAATAATTATCCGGAATATTTAATGTTAATGTTCGCAAAAGCTCATCATACTTATACTTTGGATTCATTCTAGACTGTTCTAACAATGAAGTACTTGCCCACTTTAACTGCGACAAAAACAACT
It contains:
- a CDS encoding DeoR/GlpR family DNA-binding transcription regulator translates to MLTFERQQIILELVKEKQIVKIQELVDATNASESTIRRDLTELEEQNKLKRIHGGASSLSKRLDEPTIAEKDTQNKDEKKAVAKYAASVVDDRDCIYLDAGTTMAEMIPFLKEKNCVVVTNGLNHIFSLIEHGIETHIVGGAVKAGTKASIGRGAVQGLENFRFDKVFIGTNGIHSKFGLTTPDPQEAFVKEKAIECSHKAFVVVDHSKFGETYFSKFANIESVIVITSSNTSESVIKDMRRKTEVEVVPI
- a CDS encoding MBL fold metallo-hydrolase: MEQLQVADWTISWLRGGVTYLDGGAMFGVVPRPLWSKKYEVNDKNQIELRTDPILIQTGEKNILIESGIGNNRFNEKQLRNYGITEESFLEEDLRKLGLTVDDIDVILMTHLHFDHVSGLAKEVDGILEPVFKNAIIYTTDIEWHEMRNPNIRSKNTYWENNWKPIYDQVKTFTGQMEIVKGITMHHTGGHSDGHAIIKIEHGGQTLLHLADLMPTHAHNHVLWVLAYDDYPMTSIAQKEKWLVSGIENENWFLFYHDAKYRALKWSQTGEVKDCVERVR
- the trmB gene encoding tRNA (guanosine(46)-N7)-methyltransferase TrmB, with product MRLRNKPWAKEAIAKYPHIVIPNPKECRGKWNEVFGNANPIHIEVGTGKGRFVTGMGKQHQDINYIGIEKYTSVLLTAMERIVESECTNVKLLNEDVVELMEFFDKGEIERVYINFTDPWPKNRHEKRRLTYKDFLRQYEMVMKPSGEVHLKTDNQGLFEYSIESFSSYGMKVQNVSLHLHRSDFEENVMTEYEQKFSEKGMPIYRCEAVFR
- a CDS encoding YtzH-like family protein, whose translation is MPINEKHKLSLLVDILKNQVEQEYMTTDEYDQISRLTSSLLHEGNLDPTLKQTFLKIQEQHYGNTHQFNQNDVEHWVETIQQYESNDNNS
- a CDS encoding phosphotransferase family protein; translated protein: MNLNLGEGWQVSPAGGATGEAYIAQQGDEKLFLKRNSSPFLAVLSAEGIVPKLLWTKRLENGDVITAQKWVSGNELKAFEMNQSRVAQLLGKIHRSSELLHMFKRIGNEPLTPHFIIEEIKQHLSNYYFEDDVLEEALIFLYRRQEQVKHDEYVVCHCDVNHNNWMMSEDGDLFLIDWDGATVADPALDLGLMLYLYIPEEEWTAWLNHYGIELTESLQMRMHWYVVSQLVLEVIWHGKRGKDEEVTRWKAFVQNLIKNQSAE
- the pulA gene encoding type I pullulanase, which codes for METIKPCAEMIKLNEIKASVPIDSYQQEISIELKRADGETVPIQHVHFSLENPVVQLSIQTMNNIEMGYNYILHYNHEQLPVIIGEVVRTRDFDNLYYYDGDDLGVCYTKTSTSFTVWAPTATEVQVTLFEKATDNKGLRFPFTRKAKGVWTTTIPGDWENWCFTYQLYTQHVWNEAVDPYVQAVTVNGEKGVIVDMEKYQVTDYLLPVVEKQDAIIYEVHIRDFSIHPHSGIKHKGKFLGFTETKTKGKKGTKTGLDYLVELGVTHVELLPLHDFGSVDEMNPNQHYNWGYDPIHYFAVEGSYSTNPLDGRVRIKELKQMIVTLHEHGIKVILDVVFNHVYIWESSDFEKIVPGYYFRYEENGEMANGTGVGNDIASERKMVRKFILDCLKYWVREYKIDGFRFDLMGIFDLETARIIENELKDIRPDLFLLGEGWDLPTPLPFWEKATIKNAREIPTISFFNDRFRDVIRGSSFHKTDRGFINGNKETVGEVLEGLCGSIGFQNEGLFTNPAQSINYMECHDNYTVWDKLSFTNEKEEENLRRKMHRLGTALVLLAQGVPFLHAGQEFFRTKQGVENSYNSPDFINQLDWDRKEQFKKDVMYVKNLIALRKAHPAFRLKTKAEIKKHIQPLQAPDHVVAYHMNDLYEIDSWNNIVVIHNGSWSTVEISLPYPGQWHIVIDEETVSLIPLYIVEDEKIHVKPLTTMMMFQ
- the purU gene encoding formyltetrahydrofolate deformylase, whose amino-acid sequence is MLHTNENRATLLLSCPDRPGIVAAVSNFLYSNNANIVQSDQYSTDPENGMFYMRVEFDLPNFDHSFLTIKKEFDPIAQTYEIEWRLASAKRMKRMAIFVSKEDHCLLELLWKWRAGELFVDIPLVISNHSDLQQTVESYGIPFYYIPVSKETKQEAEAKQIKLIQDHDIDFIVLARYMQILSSDFVHQFPKQIINIHHSFLPAFIGANPYAKAFSRGVKLIGATAHYVTDDLDEGPIIEQDVLRVNHRYTVEQLRVAGRNVERLTLSRAVAWHIEDRLIVFGNKTIVF
- a CDS encoding type II toxin-antitoxin system HicB family antitoxin; this encodes MQQEYQTKMRNPKQYTWLVRQEMDWQGGIEYSIEIKELPGCISYGNTYKQAKEGLFEAVMLWKEKRKINQLRIPNEGSDNINIQSAMTLKEFEDINAIIREWK
- a CDS encoding NERD domain-containing protein is translated as MAHLIKLEDYISRYQFDIHRYPSQFTRLKKERWHNLKLEWELGENPLNAEVEHAIEKEEQSKWKQAIQKLKSFRTTKQEFEIIEETPIEPPLRERVETIEELKAMFRNELFLSQLKWASTSLLEQSRMNPKYKYDELLRTLTLNIPDNYFLMYRPIFLIKQAPVDFDLVLIGPTTIYCIVVLEGRDNSLFEGSSERFWTEYRSGKEKKVLSPYLALNRMAGILVDILATEDVNFPIKKIVLAPNHIVDYSSANMPFEIVDRRVYAQWFEKIVRQPTPIKSTQIKVTKALLHYCHTTAYKRQEVIEDE